The genomic interval ACTTCTTGTTTTAAGCAATTTAAATAATTTGCTTCCTTTGCAAAAATAGATTTCCCTTTTATTAATATCTTTTGGGTTGTATCTCCATTTACTAAGGATTCTGTAAAAAGTATAATTTGGTTAAAATTACCTATAGATCTCACAAGTAATAACAGGGTCGGAAGCCCAATGACAAGAAAAAATAAGGCATAGAGAATAATTAATTCATATTGGATAAGTACCATTCCTGCCCCAGCACCAAGTCCGAAGATAATCATAAGTATAATAAGGGCCTGCACACCAACACTTCGTATAAGGAAAGCCTCTTTCATCCAACAAAATAAATGATATATAAGGCTTTTTCTTAAATCCTCTATAAAACTCCCCCTCTTTACTCGTATATATAAGAGATGTCCCTGAATGATGACAGCCGCTAGAAATAATACTTGTAGCATCAGGAGCATGATCGTTTCCCTTAAGTAGGAGCCCCAGTAATCATAAATCCCTTTATCTAATAGGATCAACGTCAAGATGATGGAGAGCACAAAGATGAATACAGCAAGGTCAATTGGGATTTTATGATAATACGGAAGCCATCTTTCACTTAAAGCAGTTCGACTTACTGTTGTTTTTTTATATAAGAAAACACTAATAAGTAAGAAGAGAACTCCAATAAAGGAAACGATATAAATGACCTTTGTATTCTTTTGGTAGTTAAGATAACTTTTCATAACTGGATGGGTGGAGGGCGCTGATTTATACACCGCAATTTTCCCGGTGAAGGTCCCTTCCTTTCCAATAGGGGCCATTATAGATTGCTCTGAATCTACCTTTCCAGAATATTCTTCATAAAGGTTACGACCAAGTTCATCCATTAAGTCAATCGCCAGACCGTTCTGTGCATTAAAGAAGTAACCTTGCTCTTTTGACGGATACGTAATAATGTATAAACTATTTTTATCATCTAAATAGTTCTCAACTGATTCACCTTTTGGGATTTTTACATTGGTATAAATCTCCTTTGTTTTCGTATCTTGCAAATAGTATTTAAAAGCTGTCTTATAGTTTTCATAGTTCCAACGAGAGCTTTCCTTTTCCTGAAAATATTGATGGATCGCCTTTTTCTTTGCTGCAATAATTTTAGACTTTACGTACTCCGTTTCTGAAAAGTTTTTCTTGATTTCTGCTATCTTTTGATCCCGCTCCGCCATATAAGCATCTGCTACTTCTTGATTGTTTTCCTCTCGGGCAAATTGAATTTTATCATCGTATTGACTTTTGATACTTTCAATTTGTTCTGGTAATGTACCATATACATGACGATATGTTTCAATTTCATCTGCTGTTACAGTAATCTTTTTCACAGCTTCTTTTTCTGTCATCTTATTAAATTCATACATACTTAAGTAATCGGTAAATTGCTTTAAATCACTGCTAAATTCATCTGACTGAAAATAAGATTTACTACCAAATTTATCTATATTAAAAAGGCCGTAAATGAACCCACTCAATCCCAGACTTAGCATCACGATCCACAAAACAAGCAGAATTTTATTTTTCAATTTTATATCCAATTCCCCATACCACCTTTAAGTACCTCGGATTTTTAGGATCTATTTCAATTTTTTCCCTAATTTTACGTATATGGACAGCTACTGTATTTTCTGCATTGAATGATGGTTCTTTCCACACTCGTTCATAAATCTCTCCAATAGAAAATACTCGCCCTGCATGAATCATTAATAACTCCATTATTTTATATTCAATCGGTGTTAATTTTACCGGTTCTCCATTCACTGCCACTTCTTTGGCGGATTGGTCTAATGTCAGACCATGGACATCAATCACTTGTTGGATTCCTTCGTATGTTCCTAACATCATATATCTTCTTAGTTGTGATTTTACACGGGCGATTAGCTCTAACGGATTAAATGGTTTGGTGACATAATCATCGGCTCCCACTTGTAGACCTAATACTTTGTCTGTGTCCTCGCTTTTGGCACTTAACATAATAATGGGGATATTCTTTTCTTCCCGGATTTTAAATGTCGTCGCAATTCCATCTAATCTAGGCATCATCACATCTAAAATAATCAGATGAATTGTATGTTCATCTAGTTTTTCAATGGCTTCAATTCCGTCTTTTGCTTTTATAACGGTGATGCCTTCATTTTTTAAATAAATTTCAATCGCATCTCGTATTTCTTCTTCATCATCTACAACTAAAACAAAAAAAGATTCCATTTCATTTCACACT from Oikeobacillus pervagus carries:
- a CDS encoding sensor histidine kinase, with the protein product MDIKLKNKILLVLWIVMLSLGLSGFIYGLFNIDKFGSKSYFQSDEFSSDLKQFTDYLSMYEFNKMTEKEAVKKITVTADEIETYRHVYGTLPEQIESIKSQYDDKIQFAREENNQEVADAYMAERDQKIAEIKKNFSETEYVKSKIIAAKKKAIHQYFQEKESSRWNYENYKTAFKYYLQDTKTKEIYTNVKIPKGESVENYLDDKNSLYIITYPSKEQGYFFNAQNGLAIDLMDELGRNLYEEYSGKVDSEQSIMAPIGKEGTFTGKIAVYKSAPSTHPVMKSYLNYQKNTKVIYIVSFIGVLFLLISVFLYKKTTVSRTALSERWLPYYHKIPIDLAVFIFVLSIILTLILLDKGIYDYWGSYLRETIMLLMLQVLFLAAVIIQGHLLYIRVKRGSFIEDLRKSLIYHLFCWMKEAFLIRSVGVQALIILMIIFGLGAGAGMVLIQYELIILYALFFLVIGLPTLLLLVRSIGNFNQIILFTESLVNGDTTQKILIKGKSIFAKEANYLNCLKQEVKQSRKAQAKSERLKTELITNVSHDLRTPLTSIITYTELLKSPEIAEEDRNTYIQIIDRKSQRLKILIDDLFEASKMASGNMEIEKEKVDINQLLQQSLAEYNEMIGNSTLQFRVSTPETPVYAMVDGQKLWRVFDNLIGNIIKYSLNHTRVYINVKTTEELAIITFKNVTKYELGENVDELFERFKRGDTSRHTDGSGLGLAIAKSIVDLHGGSLEIDLDGDLFKVTVQIDRIDR
- a CDS encoding response regulator transcription factor, with product MESFFVLVVDDEEEIRDAIEIYLKNEGITVIKAKDGIEAIEKLDEHTIHLIILDVMMPRLDGIATTFKIREEKNIPIIMLSAKSEDTDKVLGLQVGADDYVTKPFNPLELIARVKSQLRRYMMLGTYEGIQQVIDVHGLTLDQSAKEVAVNGEPVKLTPIEYKIMELLMIHAGRVFSIGEIYERVWKEPSFNAENTVAVHIRKIREKIEIDPKNPRYLKVVWGIGYKIEK